A region from the Pseudomonas sp. Teo4 genome encodes:
- a CDS encoding glutathione S-transferase family protein, whose amino-acid sequence MSYHLIIGDKLYSSWSLRGALALELTGVGYEETLIKLNQPDTRQRILAFSATGKVPLLKTEHGVIADSLAIAEYLNERHPEAQLWPADVAARAQARSACAQMHSGFVALRSAMPFDLSRDAALESIPLEVQVDIDRIVALWSECRLVAKDSGPFLFGKPTLADAYFAPVAVRLRTYRVAVPAVAAAYIETIYQWPAFQAWQKAGLAEREG is encoded by the coding sequence ATGAGCTATCACTTGATCATCGGCGACAAACTCTATTCTTCGTGGTCGCTACGTGGCGCCCTGGCCCTTGAGCTGACAGGCGTGGGTTACGAAGAAACGCTGATCAAACTCAACCAGCCAGACACCCGTCAGCGCATCCTCGCATTCTCCGCCACTGGCAAGGTGCCGCTGCTCAAGACCGAGCACGGCGTGATCGCCGATTCCCTGGCAATTGCCGAATACCTCAACGAACGCCACCCTGAAGCCCAACTCTGGCCCGCAGACGTAGCGGCCCGCGCCCAGGCCCGTTCTGCATGTGCCCAGATGCACAGCGGCTTCGTCGCCCTGCGTAGCGCCATGCCCTTCGACTTGTCCCGGGACGCCGCGTTGGAGAGCATCCCGCTGGAGGTGCAGGTAGACATCGACCGTATCGTCGCGTTGTGGTCGGAGTGCCGCCTGGTGGCCAAGGACAGCGGCCCGTTCCTGTTCGGCAAGCCAACCCTTGCCGATGCCTATTTCGCCCCGGTGGCCGTGCGTCTGCGCACCTACCGTGTGGCAGTGCCGGCGGTTGCGGCGGCCTATATTGAAACCATTTACCAGTG